A single genomic interval of Tursiops truncatus isolate mTurTru1 chromosome 1, mTurTru1.mat.Y, whole genome shotgun sequence harbors:
- the PLEKHG5 gene encoding pleckstrin homology domain-containing family G member 5 isoform X3, with protein sequence MGTGPGVSGRRAASRPSPGLPSRDSEPGWVGGRGRHGEDQICHHADCQQLHRRGPLSLCEACDSKFHGAMHYDGHVRFDLPPQGSVLARNVSTRSCPPRTSPAVDIEEEEESSVDGKGDRKSTGLKLSKKKAWRRHTDDPSKECFTLKFDLNVDIETEIVPAMKKKSLGEVLLPVFERKGIALGKVDIYLDQSNTPLSLTFEAYRFGGHYLRVKAKPGDEGKVEQGVKDSKSLSLPILRPAGAGPPTQERVDPQSRRESLDILAPGRRRKNMSEFLGEASIPGQEPPAPSSCSLPSGSSSGSSSSGGSDSWKNRAASRFSGFFSSGPSTSAFGREVAKLEQLEGKLHAYSLFGLPRLPRRLCFDHDSWEEEGDEEEEYEDDACLRLEDSWRELIDGHEKLTRRQCHQQEAVWELLHTEASYIKKLRVITNLFLCCLLNLQESGLLCEVEAERLFSNVPEIARLHRGLWGSVMAPVLEKARRTRALLQPGDFLKGFKMFGSLFKPYIRYCMEEEGCMEYMRGLLRDNDLFRAYVTWAEKHQQCQRLKLSDMLAKPHQRLTKYPLLLKSVLRKTDEPRAKEAVVTMIGSVERFIHHVNACMRQRQERQRLAAVVSRIDAYEVVEGSNDEVDKLLKEFLHLDLTAPIPGASPEETRQLLLEGSLRMKEGKDSKMDVYCFLFTDLLLVTKAVKKAERTKVIRPPLLVEKIVCRELRDPGSFLLIYLNEFHSAVGAYTFQASGQALCRGWVDAIYDAQSQLQQLRVQEHPGSQQHLQSLEEEEDGPEDEDEEGGESSASAASSPTALRKSSSSLDSQRCVSDGSTETLAMVVVEPGGMLSSPEFEGGPFSSQSDETSLGTTASSVTPTSELLPLGPVDGRSCSIDSAYGTLSPTSLQDFMAPAPTVEPALRPPESSRAPSPPPSPRLRRRTPVQLLPCLPHLLKSKSEASLLQLLSGATTRGAPPAPSRSLSELCLAATVPGTRTQGSPQEAGPSWDCQGAPGPGSGHELSELEGGAGCPAGEPKGPIRRSRELSSGASPRVQPEPPPGTSAQHRKLTLAQLYRIRTTLLLNSTLTASEV encoded by the exons ATGGGGACGGGACCCGGCGTCTCCGGGCGCCGCGCGGCCTCCAGGCCGAGCCCCGGGCTGCCCTCCCGGGACTCCGAGCCCGGCTGGGTGGGGGGTCGTGGCCGCCACGGGGAAGACCAG ATATGCCACCACGCCGACTGCCAGCAGCTGCACCGCCGGGGCCCCCTCAGCCTCTGCGAGGCCTGTGACAGCAAGTTCCACGGTGCCATGCATTATGATGGGCACGTCCGCTTTGACCTGCCCCCCCAAG GCTCTGTCCTGGCTCGGAATGTGTCCACCCGGTCATGCCCCCCGCGCACCAGCCCTGCAGTGGAcatagaggaggaggaagagagctcTGTGGATGGCAAGGG GGACCGGAAGAGCACAGGCCTGAAGCTCTCCAAGAAGAAAGCCTGGAGGAGACACACAGAT GACCCAAGCAAGGAGTGCTTCACGCTGAAATTTGACCTGAACGTGGATATCGAGACAGAGATCGTACCAGCCATGAAGAAGAAGTCGCTGGG GGAGGTGCTGCTGCCAGTATTTGAAAGGAAGGGCATTGCGCTGGGCAAAGTGGATATCTACCTGGACCAGTCCAACACGCCCCTGTCCCTCACCTTTGAGGCCTACAGGTTCGGGGGACACTACCTGCGGGTCAAAG CCAAGCCAGGGGACGAGGGGAAGGTGGAGCAGGGGGTGAAGGACTCCAAGTCCCTGAGTCTGCCAATCCTGCGGCCAGCCGGGGCCGGGCCCCCCACCCAGGAGCGTGTGGACCCGCAGAGCCGCCGGGAGAGCCTGGACATCCTG GCCCCTGGCCGCCGACGCAAGAACATGTCGGAGTTTCTGGGGGAGGCGAGCATCCCTGGGCAGGAGCCCCCAGCGCCCTCCAGCTGCTCTCTGCCCAGCGGCAGCAgtagcggcagcagcagcagtggcggCAGTGACAGCTGGAAGAACCGGGCGGCCAGTCGCTTCAGCGGCTTCTTCAGCTCAGGCCCCAGCACCAGCGCCTTCGGCCGG GAGGTGGCCAAGCTGGAGCAGCTGGAGGGCAAGCTGCACGCCTACAGCCTCTTCGGGCTGCCCAGGCTGCCCCGGAGGCTGTGCTTTGACCATGACTCATGGGAGGAAGAAGGTGACGAAGAAGAGGAGTACGAGGACGACGCCTGCCTGCGGCTGGAGGACAGCTGGCGGGAGCTCATCGATGGCCACGAG AAGCTGACCCGGCGGCAGTGCCACCAGCAGGAGGCGGTGTGGGAGCTTCTGCACACAGAGGCCTCCTACATTAAGAAACTGAGGGTGATCACCAAC ctGTTCCTGTGCTGCCTCCTGAATCTGcaagagtcagggctgctgtgtgaG GTGGAGGCGGAGCGCCTGTTCAGCAACGTCCCGGAGATCGCGCGGCTGCACCGCGGGCTGTGGGGCAGCGTGATGGCGCCAGTGCTGGAGAAGGCGCGGCGCACGCGGGCGCTGCTGCAGCCCGGGGATTTCCTCAAAGGCTTTAAGATG TTCGGCTCCCTCTTCAAGCCCTACATCCGATACTGTATGGAGGAGGAGGGCTGCATGGAGTACATGCGGGGCCTACTACGCGACAACGACCTCTTCCGGGCCTACGTCACG TGGGCCGAGAAGCACCAGCAGTGCCAGCGGCTGAAGCTGAGCGACATGCTGGCCAAGCCCCACCAGCGGCTCACCAAGTACCCGCTGCTGCTCAAGTCGGTGCTAAGGAAGACCGACGAGCCGCGCGCCAAGGAGGCCGTCGTCACCATG ATCGGCTCGGTGGAGCGCTTCATCCACCACGTGAACGCGTGCATGCGGCAGCGACAGGAGAGGCAGCGGCTGGCGGCCGTGGTGAGCCGCATCGACGCCTATGAGGTGGTGGAGGGCAGCAACGACGAGGTGGACAAG CTCCTGAAGGAATTTCTACATCTGGACCTGACAGCACCCATCCCTGGCGCCTCCCCTGAGGAGACACGCCAGCTGCTGCTGGAAGGGAGCCTGAGGATGAAGGAGGGGAAGGACAGCAAG ATGGACGTGTACTGCTTCCTCTTCACCGACCTGCTCTTGGTGACCAAGGCAGTGAAGAAGGCAGAGAGGACCAAGGTGATCAGGCCACCACTGCTGGTGGAAAAGATCGTGTGCCGGGAGCTTCGGGACCCTG GGTCCTTCCTTCTCATCTACCTGAACGAGTTCCACAGTGCTGTGGGGGCCTACACGTTCCAGGCCAGCGGCCAGGCTTTGTGCCGTGGCTGGGTGGACGCCATCTACGATGCCCAG AGCCAGCTTCAGCAGCTGCGTGTGCAGGAGCACCCAGGCAGCCAGCAGCACCTGCAGAgcctggaagaggaggaggacgggccggaggacgaggacgaggaaggaggggagagcagCGCGTCGGCTGCCAGTTCCCCTACCGCCCTGCGcaaaagcagcagcagcctcGACTCGCAGCGCTG TGTCTCGGATGGCTCCACGGAGACCCTGGCCATGGTGGTGGTGGAGCCTGGGGGGATGCTGTCCTCTCCCGAGTTCGAGGGCGGCCCCTTCAGCTCCCAATCAGACGAGACCTCTCTCGGCACCACTGCCTCGTCTGTCACACCCACCAGCGAGCTGCTGCCCCTGGGCCCAGTGGATGGCCGCTCCTGCTCTATAGACTCCGCCTACGGCACCCTCTCCCCGACCTCCCTGCAAGACTTTATGGCCCCAGCCCCTACGGTGGAGCCAGCACTCCGGCCCCCAGAGTCATCGCGAGCCCCTTCACCCCCACCCTCGCCCCGCCTCCGCCGACGCACTCCTGTCCAGCTGCTGCCCTGTCTGCCCCACCTGCTCAAGTCCAAATCTGAGGCCAGTCTCCTCCAGCTGCTGTCGGGGGCCACCACCCGTGGAGCGCCCCCAGCCCCTAGCCGCAGCCTGTCGGAACTCTGCTTGGCTGCTACCGTCCCTGGCACCAGGACTCAGGGCTCCCCTCAGGAAGCTGGGCCCAGCTGGGATTGCCAGGGGGCaccaggccctggcagtggccACGAGCTGTCAGAGCTGGAGGGTGGAGCCGGCTGCCCAGCTGGGGAGCCCAAAGGACCCATCAGGAGGAGCAGAGAGCTGTCCTCGGGGGCCTCACCCAGGGTCCAGCCTGAGCCCCCCCCAGGGACCTCTGCCCAGCACAGGAAGCTGACGTTGGCCCAGCTCTACCGAATCAGGACCACCCTGCTGCTTAACTCCACCCTCACTGCCTC GGAGGTCTGA
- the PLEKHG5 gene encoding pleckstrin homology domain-containing family G member 5 isoform X4, which yields MGTGPGVSGRRAASRPSPGLPSRDSEPGWVGGRGRHGEDQICHHADCQQLHRRGPLSLCEACDSKFHGAMHYDGHVRFDLPPQGSVLARNVSTRSCPPRTSPAVDIEEEEESSVDGKGDRKSTGLKLSKKKAWRRHTDDPSKECFTLKFDLNVDIETEIVPAMKKKSLGEVLLPVFERKGIALGKVDIYLDQSNTPLSLTFEAYRFGGHYLRVKAKPGDEGKVEQGVKDSKSLSLPILRPAGAGPPTQERVDPQSRRESLDILAPGRRRKNMSEFLGEASIPGQEPPAPSSCSLPSGSSSGSSSSGGSDSWKNRAASRFSGFFSSGPSTSAFGREVAKLEQLEGKLHAYSLFGLPRLPRRLCFDHDSWEEEGDEEEEYEDDACLRLEDSWRELIDGHEKLTRRQCHQQEAVWELLHTEASYIKKLRVITNLFLCCLLNLQESGLLCEVEAERLFSNVPEIARLHRGLWGSVMAPVLEKARRTRALLQPGDFLKGFKMFGSLFKPYIRYCMEEEGCMEYMRGLLRDNDLFRAYVTWAEKHQQCQRLKLSDMLAKPHQRLTKYPLLLKSVLRKTDEPRAKEAVVTMIGSVERFIHHVNACMRQRQERQRLAAVVSRIDAYEVVEGSNDEVDKLLKEFLHLDLTAPIPGASPEETRQLLLEGSLRMKEGKDSKMDVYCFLFTDLLLVTKAVKKAERTKVIRPPLLVEKIVCRELRDPGSFLLIYLNEFHSAVGAYTFQASGQALCRGWVDAIYDAQSQLQQLRVQEHPGSQQHLQSLEEEEDGPEDEDEEGGESSASAASSPTALRKSSSSLDSQRCVSDGSTETLAMVVVEPGGMLSSPEFEGGPFSSQSDETSLGTTASSVTPTSELLPLGPVDGRSCSIDSAYGTLSPTSLQDFMAPAPTVEPALRPPESSRAPSPPPSPRLRRRTPVQLLPCLPHLLKSKSEASLLQLLSGATTRGAPPAPSRSLSELCLAATVPGTRTQGSPQEAGPSWDCQGAPGPGSGHELSELEGGAGCPAGEPKGPIRRSRELSSGASPRVQPEPPPGTSAQHRKLTLAQLYRIRTTLLLNSTLTAS from the exons ATGGGGACGGGACCCGGCGTCTCCGGGCGCCGCGCGGCCTCCAGGCCGAGCCCCGGGCTGCCCTCCCGGGACTCCGAGCCCGGCTGGGTGGGGGGTCGTGGCCGCCACGGGGAAGACCAG ATATGCCACCACGCCGACTGCCAGCAGCTGCACCGCCGGGGCCCCCTCAGCCTCTGCGAGGCCTGTGACAGCAAGTTCCACGGTGCCATGCATTATGATGGGCACGTCCGCTTTGACCTGCCCCCCCAAG GCTCTGTCCTGGCTCGGAATGTGTCCACCCGGTCATGCCCCCCGCGCACCAGCCCTGCAGTGGAcatagaggaggaggaagagagctcTGTGGATGGCAAGGG GGACCGGAAGAGCACAGGCCTGAAGCTCTCCAAGAAGAAAGCCTGGAGGAGACACACAGAT GACCCAAGCAAGGAGTGCTTCACGCTGAAATTTGACCTGAACGTGGATATCGAGACAGAGATCGTACCAGCCATGAAGAAGAAGTCGCTGGG GGAGGTGCTGCTGCCAGTATTTGAAAGGAAGGGCATTGCGCTGGGCAAAGTGGATATCTACCTGGACCAGTCCAACACGCCCCTGTCCCTCACCTTTGAGGCCTACAGGTTCGGGGGACACTACCTGCGGGTCAAAG CCAAGCCAGGGGACGAGGGGAAGGTGGAGCAGGGGGTGAAGGACTCCAAGTCCCTGAGTCTGCCAATCCTGCGGCCAGCCGGGGCCGGGCCCCCCACCCAGGAGCGTGTGGACCCGCAGAGCCGCCGGGAGAGCCTGGACATCCTG GCCCCTGGCCGCCGACGCAAGAACATGTCGGAGTTTCTGGGGGAGGCGAGCATCCCTGGGCAGGAGCCCCCAGCGCCCTCCAGCTGCTCTCTGCCCAGCGGCAGCAgtagcggcagcagcagcagtggcggCAGTGACAGCTGGAAGAACCGGGCGGCCAGTCGCTTCAGCGGCTTCTTCAGCTCAGGCCCCAGCACCAGCGCCTTCGGCCGG GAGGTGGCCAAGCTGGAGCAGCTGGAGGGCAAGCTGCACGCCTACAGCCTCTTCGGGCTGCCCAGGCTGCCCCGGAGGCTGTGCTTTGACCATGACTCATGGGAGGAAGAAGGTGACGAAGAAGAGGAGTACGAGGACGACGCCTGCCTGCGGCTGGAGGACAGCTGGCGGGAGCTCATCGATGGCCACGAG AAGCTGACCCGGCGGCAGTGCCACCAGCAGGAGGCGGTGTGGGAGCTTCTGCACACAGAGGCCTCCTACATTAAGAAACTGAGGGTGATCACCAAC ctGTTCCTGTGCTGCCTCCTGAATCTGcaagagtcagggctgctgtgtgaG GTGGAGGCGGAGCGCCTGTTCAGCAACGTCCCGGAGATCGCGCGGCTGCACCGCGGGCTGTGGGGCAGCGTGATGGCGCCAGTGCTGGAGAAGGCGCGGCGCACGCGGGCGCTGCTGCAGCCCGGGGATTTCCTCAAAGGCTTTAAGATG TTCGGCTCCCTCTTCAAGCCCTACATCCGATACTGTATGGAGGAGGAGGGCTGCATGGAGTACATGCGGGGCCTACTACGCGACAACGACCTCTTCCGGGCCTACGTCACG TGGGCCGAGAAGCACCAGCAGTGCCAGCGGCTGAAGCTGAGCGACATGCTGGCCAAGCCCCACCAGCGGCTCACCAAGTACCCGCTGCTGCTCAAGTCGGTGCTAAGGAAGACCGACGAGCCGCGCGCCAAGGAGGCCGTCGTCACCATG ATCGGCTCGGTGGAGCGCTTCATCCACCACGTGAACGCGTGCATGCGGCAGCGACAGGAGAGGCAGCGGCTGGCGGCCGTGGTGAGCCGCATCGACGCCTATGAGGTGGTGGAGGGCAGCAACGACGAGGTGGACAAG CTCCTGAAGGAATTTCTACATCTGGACCTGACAGCACCCATCCCTGGCGCCTCCCCTGAGGAGACACGCCAGCTGCTGCTGGAAGGGAGCCTGAGGATGAAGGAGGGGAAGGACAGCAAG ATGGACGTGTACTGCTTCCTCTTCACCGACCTGCTCTTGGTGACCAAGGCAGTGAAGAAGGCAGAGAGGACCAAGGTGATCAGGCCACCACTGCTGGTGGAAAAGATCGTGTGCCGGGAGCTTCGGGACCCTG GGTCCTTCCTTCTCATCTACCTGAACGAGTTCCACAGTGCTGTGGGGGCCTACACGTTCCAGGCCAGCGGCCAGGCTTTGTGCCGTGGCTGGGTGGACGCCATCTACGATGCCCAG AGCCAGCTTCAGCAGCTGCGTGTGCAGGAGCACCCAGGCAGCCAGCAGCACCTGCAGAgcctggaagaggaggaggacgggccggaggacgaggacgaggaaggaggggagagcagCGCGTCGGCTGCCAGTTCCCCTACCGCCCTGCGcaaaagcagcagcagcctcGACTCGCAGCGCTG TGTCTCGGATGGCTCCACGGAGACCCTGGCCATGGTGGTGGTGGAGCCTGGGGGGATGCTGTCCTCTCCCGAGTTCGAGGGCGGCCCCTTCAGCTCCCAATCAGACGAGACCTCTCTCGGCACCACTGCCTCGTCTGTCACACCCACCAGCGAGCTGCTGCCCCTGGGCCCAGTGGATGGCCGCTCCTGCTCTATAGACTCCGCCTACGGCACCCTCTCCCCGACCTCCCTGCAAGACTTTATGGCCCCAGCCCCTACGGTGGAGCCAGCACTCCGGCCCCCAGAGTCATCGCGAGCCCCTTCACCCCCACCCTCGCCCCGCCTCCGCCGACGCACTCCTGTCCAGCTGCTGCCCTGTCTGCCCCACCTGCTCAAGTCCAAATCTGAGGCCAGTCTCCTCCAGCTGCTGTCGGGGGCCACCACCCGTGGAGCGCCCCCAGCCCCTAGCCGCAGCCTGTCGGAACTCTGCTTGGCTGCTACCGTCCCTGGCACCAGGACTCAGGGCTCCCCTCAGGAAGCTGGGCCCAGCTGGGATTGCCAGGGGGCaccaggccctggcagtggccACGAGCTGTCAGAGCTGGAGGGTGGAGCCGGCTGCCCAGCTGGGGAGCCCAAAGGACCCATCAGGAGGAGCAGAGAGCTGTCCTCGGGGGCCTCACCCAGGGTCCAGCCTGAGCCCCCCCCAGGGACCTCTGCCCAGCACAGGAAGCTGACGTTGGCCCAGCTCTACCGAATCAGGACCACCCTGCTGCTTAACTCCACCCTCACTGCCTCGTGA
- the PLEKHG5 gene encoding pleckstrin homology domain-containing family G member 5 isoform X5 — translation MEDRSLAEEKGLCCENPDCMDKGRAAKICHHADCQQLHRRGPLSLCEACDSKFHGAMHYDGHVRFDLPPQGSVLARNVSTRSCPPRTSPAVDIEEEEESSVDGKGDRKSTGLKLSKKKAWRRHTDDPSKECFTLKFDLNVDIETEIVPAMKKKSLGEVLLPVFERKGIALGKVDIYLDQSNTPLSLTFEAYRFGGHYLRVKAKPGDEGKVEQGVKDSKSLSLPILRPAGAGPPTQERVDPQSRRESLDILAPGRRRKNMSEFLGEASIPGQEPPAPSSCSLPSGSSSGSSSSGGSDSWKNRAASRFSGFFSSGPSTSAFGREVAKLEQLEGKLHAYSLFGLPRLPRRLCFDHDSWEEEGDEEEEYEDDACLRLEDSWRELIDGHEKLTRRQCHQQEAVWELLHTEASYIKKLRVITNLFLCCLLNLQESGLLCEVEAERLFSNVPEIARLHRGLWGSVMAPVLEKARRTRALLQPGDFLKGFKMFGSLFKPYIRYCMEEEGCMEYMRGLLRDNDLFRAYVTWAEKHQQCQRLKLSDMLAKPHQRLTKYPLLLKSVLRKTDEPRAKEAVVTMIGSVERFIHHVNACMRQRQERQRLAAVVSRIDAYEVVEGSNDEVDKLLKEFLHLDLTAPIPGASPEETRQLLLEGSLRMKEGKDSKMDVYCFLFTDLLLVTKAVKKAERTKVIRPPLLVEKIVCRELRDPGSFLLIYLNEFHSAVGAYTFQASGQALCRGWVDAIYDAQSQLQQLRVQEHPGSQQHLQSLEEEEDGPEDEDEEGGESSASAASSPTALRKSSSSLDSQRCVSDGSTETLAMVVVEPGGMLSSPEFEGGPFSSQSDETSLGTTASSVTPTSELLPLGPVDGRSCSIDSAYGTLSPTSLQDFMAPAPTVEPALRPPESSRAPSPPPSPRLRRRTPVQLLPCLPHLLKSKSEASLLQLLSGATTRGAPPAPSRSLSELCLAATVPGTRTQGSPQEAGPSWDCQGAPGPGSGHELSELEGGAGCPAGEPKGPIRRSRELSSGASPRVQPEPPPGTSAQHRKLTLAQLYRIRTTLLLNSTLTASEV, via the exons ATATGCCACCACGCCGACTGCCAGCAGCTGCACCGCCGGGGCCCCCTCAGCCTCTGCGAGGCCTGTGACAGCAAGTTCCACGGTGCCATGCATTATGATGGGCACGTCCGCTTTGACCTGCCCCCCCAAG GCTCTGTCCTGGCTCGGAATGTGTCCACCCGGTCATGCCCCCCGCGCACCAGCCCTGCAGTGGAcatagaggaggaggaagagagctcTGTGGATGGCAAGGG GGACCGGAAGAGCACAGGCCTGAAGCTCTCCAAGAAGAAAGCCTGGAGGAGACACACAGAT GACCCAAGCAAGGAGTGCTTCACGCTGAAATTTGACCTGAACGTGGATATCGAGACAGAGATCGTACCAGCCATGAAGAAGAAGTCGCTGGG GGAGGTGCTGCTGCCAGTATTTGAAAGGAAGGGCATTGCGCTGGGCAAAGTGGATATCTACCTGGACCAGTCCAACACGCCCCTGTCCCTCACCTTTGAGGCCTACAGGTTCGGGGGACACTACCTGCGGGTCAAAG CCAAGCCAGGGGACGAGGGGAAGGTGGAGCAGGGGGTGAAGGACTCCAAGTCCCTGAGTCTGCCAATCCTGCGGCCAGCCGGGGCCGGGCCCCCCACCCAGGAGCGTGTGGACCCGCAGAGCCGCCGGGAGAGCCTGGACATCCTG GCCCCTGGCCGCCGACGCAAGAACATGTCGGAGTTTCTGGGGGAGGCGAGCATCCCTGGGCAGGAGCCCCCAGCGCCCTCCAGCTGCTCTCTGCCCAGCGGCAGCAgtagcggcagcagcagcagtggcggCAGTGACAGCTGGAAGAACCGGGCGGCCAGTCGCTTCAGCGGCTTCTTCAGCTCAGGCCCCAGCACCAGCGCCTTCGGCCGG GAGGTGGCCAAGCTGGAGCAGCTGGAGGGCAAGCTGCACGCCTACAGCCTCTTCGGGCTGCCCAGGCTGCCCCGGAGGCTGTGCTTTGACCATGACTCATGGGAGGAAGAAGGTGACGAAGAAGAGGAGTACGAGGACGACGCCTGCCTGCGGCTGGAGGACAGCTGGCGGGAGCTCATCGATGGCCACGAG AAGCTGACCCGGCGGCAGTGCCACCAGCAGGAGGCGGTGTGGGAGCTTCTGCACACAGAGGCCTCCTACATTAAGAAACTGAGGGTGATCACCAAC ctGTTCCTGTGCTGCCTCCTGAATCTGcaagagtcagggctgctgtgtgaG GTGGAGGCGGAGCGCCTGTTCAGCAACGTCCCGGAGATCGCGCGGCTGCACCGCGGGCTGTGGGGCAGCGTGATGGCGCCAGTGCTGGAGAAGGCGCGGCGCACGCGGGCGCTGCTGCAGCCCGGGGATTTCCTCAAAGGCTTTAAGATG TTCGGCTCCCTCTTCAAGCCCTACATCCGATACTGTATGGAGGAGGAGGGCTGCATGGAGTACATGCGGGGCCTACTACGCGACAACGACCTCTTCCGGGCCTACGTCACG TGGGCCGAGAAGCACCAGCAGTGCCAGCGGCTGAAGCTGAGCGACATGCTGGCCAAGCCCCACCAGCGGCTCACCAAGTACCCGCTGCTGCTCAAGTCGGTGCTAAGGAAGACCGACGAGCCGCGCGCCAAGGAGGCCGTCGTCACCATG ATCGGCTCGGTGGAGCGCTTCATCCACCACGTGAACGCGTGCATGCGGCAGCGACAGGAGAGGCAGCGGCTGGCGGCCGTGGTGAGCCGCATCGACGCCTATGAGGTGGTGGAGGGCAGCAACGACGAGGTGGACAAG CTCCTGAAGGAATTTCTACATCTGGACCTGACAGCACCCATCCCTGGCGCCTCCCCTGAGGAGACACGCCAGCTGCTGCTGGAAGGGAGCCTGAGGATGAAGGAGGGGAAGGACAGCAAG ATGGACGTGTACTGCTTCCTCTTCACCGACCTGCTCTTGGTGACCAAGGCAGTGAAGAAGGCAGAGAGGACCAAGGTGATCAGGCCACCACTGCTGGTGGAAAAGATCGTGTGCCGGGAGCTTCGGGACCCTG GGTCCTTCCTTCTCATCTACCTGAACGAGTTCCACAGTGCTGTGGGGGCCTACACGTTCCAGGCCAGCGGCCAGGCTTTGTGCCGTGGCTGGGTGGACGCCATCTACGATGCCCAG AGCCAGCTTCAGCAGCTGCGTGTGCAGGAGCACCCAGGCAGCCAGCAGCACCTGCAGAgcctggaagaggaggaggacgggccggaggacgaggacgaggaaggaggggagagcagCGCGTCGGCTGCCAGTTCCCCTACCGCCCTGCGcaaaagcagcagcagcctcGACTCGCAGCGCTG TGTCTCGGATGGCTCCACGGAGACCCTGGCCATGGTGGTGGTGGAGCCTGGGGGGATGCTGTCCTCTCCCGAGTTCGAGGGCGGCCCCTTCAGCTCCCAATCAGACGAGACCTCTCTCGGCACCACTGCCTCGTCTGTCACACCCACCAGCGAGCTGCTGCCCCTGGGCCCAGTGGATGGCCGCTCCTGCTCTATAGACTCCGCCTACGGCACCCTCTCCCCGACCTCCCTGCAAGACTTTATGGCCCCAGCCCCTACGGTGGAGCCAGCACTCCGGCCCCCAGAGTCATCGCGAGCCCCTTCACCCCCACCCTCGCCCCGCCTCCGCCGACGCACTCCTGTCCAGCTGCTGCCCTGTCTGCCCCACCTGCTCAAGTCCAAATCTGAGGCCAGTCTCCTCCAGCTGCTGTCGGGGGCCACCACCCGTGGAGCGCCCCCAGCCCCTAGCCGCAGCCTGTCGGAACTCTGCTTGGCTGCTACCGTCCCTGGCACCAGGACTCAGGGCTCCCCTCAGGAAGCTGGGCCCAGCTGGGATTGCCAGGGGGCaccaggccctggcagtggccACGAGCTGTCAGAGCTGGAGGGTGGAGCCGGCTGCCCAGCTGGGGAGCCCAAAGGACCCATCAGGAGGAGCAGAGAGCTGTCCTCGGGGGCCTCACCCAGGGTCCAGCCTGAGCCCCCCCCAGGGACCTCTGCCCAGCACAGGAAGCTGACGTTGGCCCAGCTCTACCGAATCAGGACCACCCTGCTGCTTAACTCCACCCTCACTGCCTC GGAGGTCTGA